The following are from one region of the Gemmatimonadota bacterium genome:
- the pruA gene encoding L-glutamate gamma-semialdehyde dehydrogenase, which yields MANGIYLAPEPVNEPVLSFAPGTPERDTLQREITKLRRRTIEIPLVIGGRKVRTGRFGPCRVPHDHGHSLGRYHKAGKAEVDRAIAAAAKAWPEWSRMAPEDRAAIFLRAAELLAGPWRQVLNAATVLGQSKTCHQAEIDAACELIDFLRFNVSFMQEIHADQPVSGPGVWNRVESRPLEGFVFAVTPFNFTSIAGNLPTAPALMGNTVVWKPASSAVYSAHFLMRLFEEAGLPPGVINLVPGSGGEVGDPALADPALAGVHFTGSTEVFHGIWRTIGTNIERYHGYPRIVGETGGKDFVFAHESADPAVLATSLVRGAFEYQGQKCSAASRAYIPRSMWRKMRDNLLDQVGRIRMGNPEDFGNFMGAVIDENAYRTISGFIRTAKRSASARVLAGGGCSGRDGWFIEPTVVQTTDPGFRLLREEIFGPVLTIYVYPDGGLDRALRLCDETSPYALTGAVFARDRKVIADISDRLRHAAGNFYINDKPTGAVVGQQPFGGSRASGTNDKAGSSLNLSRWVTPRTIKEQFVGPQDFPYPFMDPED from the coding sequence ATGGCCAATGGGATCTATCTGGCACCGGAACCGGTCAATGAGCCGGTGCTTTCCTTCGCGCCGGGCACTCCCGAGCGCGACACTCTCCAAAGAGAGATCACGAAGCTTCGCAGGCGGACGATCGAAATCCCGCTCGTCATCGGGGGGCGAAAGGTCCGCACGGGCCGGTTCGGGCCCTGCCGCGTTCCCCACGATCACGGGCACTCGCTCGGGCGGTACCACAAGGCCGGGAAAGCGGAAGTAGACCGGGCCATCGCCGCCGCCGCAAAGGCCTGGCCGGAGTGGTCACGAATGGCTCCCGAGGACCGGGCGGCCATCTTCCTTCGAGCGGCGGAACTCCTCGCGGGGCCGTGGCGGCAGGTTCTGAACGCCGCGACGGTACTCGGGCAGTCCAAGACCTGCCATCAGGCGGAGATCGACGCCGCCTGCGAACTGATCGACTTCCTGCGCTTCAATGTGAGCTTCATGCAGGAGATCCACGCCGATCAGCCGGTGAGTGGTCCGGGGGTGTGGAATCGTGTGGAGTCCCGCCCGCTGGAGGGGTTTGTCTTTGCGGTCACGCCGTTCAACTTCACCTCCATCGCCGGGAATCTCCCGACGGCCCCCGCGCTCATGGGGAACACCGTGGTCTGGAAGCCCGCGTCGTCCGCGGTCTACTCCGCGCACTTCCTCATGCGTCTCTTCGAGGAAGCGGGGCTGCCCCCGGGCGTGATCAATCTCGTCCCCGGCTCCGGCGGCGAGGTGGGAGATCCCGCGCTGGCGGACCCCGCGCTGGCCGGAGTTCACTTCACCGGCTCGACCGAAGTGTTCCACGGGATCTGGCGCACGATCGGCACGAACATCGAGCGGTACCACGGATACCCGAGAATCGTGGGGGAGACGGGCGGGAAGGACTTCGTCTTCGCGCATGAGTCTGCGGATCCCGCCGTTCTTGCCACCTCGCTCGTGAGAGGCGCCTTCGAGTATCAGGGGCAGAAGTGCAGCGCCGCCTCCCGGGCGTACATCCCGCGCAGCATGTGGCGGAAGATGCGGGACAATCTGCTGGATCAGGTTGGGCGGATCCGCATGGGGAACCCGGAAGATTTCGGCAACTTCATGGGGGCGGTCATCGACGAGAACGCCTACCGCACCATCTCCGGTTTCATCCGCACGGCGAAGCGTTCCGCATCCGCCCGTGTGCTGGCGGGAGGCGGCTGCTCCGGGCGCGACGGGTGGTTCATCGAACCGACGGTGGTGCAGACGACGGATCCGGGCTTCCGGCTCCTTCGCGAAGAGATCTTCGGACCCGTGCTGACGATTTATGTCTACCCGGACGGCGGTCTCGACCGGGCGCTCCGACTCTGCGACGAAACCTCTCCGTACGCACTGACCGGCGCCGTCTTCGCGCGGGACCGGAAGGTGATTGCGGACATCTCCGACCGGTTGCGTCATGCGGCGGGCAACTTCTACATCAACGACAAGCCGACGGGTGCGGTCGTGGGGCAGCAACCCTTCGGGGGCAGCCGCGCTTCCGGTACCAACGACAAGGCGGGCAGCTCGCTGAACCTCTCCCGATGGGTCACGCCGCGAACCATCAAGGAGCAGTTTGTCGGGCCGCAGGACTTCCCGTATCCCTTCATGGATCCGGAAGACTGA
- the glnA gene encoding type I glutamate--ammonia ligase has product MSHSLDQIRAECESHGVRYVQLQFVDILGMPKCIEIPLREIDKAFANELMFDGSSIDGFARIDESDMALYPDWSSRFYENSPDGTGSVLRVLSDVYTDKQGAEGARPFEGDPRLNLKSFLARMKEERDWELMTGCEAEFFLFDAEALEEGKLVTHDEGGYFDVDPVDRGVLVRREITDQLQELGFDIEALHHEVAAGQHEIDFRFAHALQTADHLMKFKSLIKSVARDYGLQATFMPKPKEGINGNGMHTHLSIWQGGENLFADPSGTHGLSEVALQFMAGIMAHAPAITAFANPLINSYKRLIPGYEAPTVIAYSLANRSPMIRIPKGTGKSKRIEVRSPDPTANPYFLTTALLVAGLDGIDRGLAAPDPVAVNVYLKGEEWRREHGIRELPASLSIAVDALEADECVRSAFAEHSIEHYLKSKRAEISEYQRQVHSWELDAYLRKY; this is encoded by the coding sequence ATGTCTCACAGTCTCGATCAGATCCGTGCGGAATGTGAGTCGCACGGCGTCCGGTATGTCCAGCTTCAGTTCGTCGATATTCTGGGAATGCCGAAGTGTATCGAGATTCCTCTTCGGGAGATCGACAAGGCCTTCGCGAATGAGCTCATGTTCGACGGCTCTTCGATCGACGGGTTCGCCCGCATCGACGAGAGTGACATGGCGCTTTACCCCGACTGGAGTTCCCGGTTCTACGAAAACTCCCCCGACGGCACCGGGAGCGTTCTTCGCGTTCTCTCCGATGTATATACCGACAAGCAGGGTGCGGAAGGCGCGCGTCCCTTCGAGGGGGATCCCCGGCTCAATCTGAAGAGTTTCCTTGCCCGCATGAAGGAAGAGCGCGACTGGGAACTCATGACGGGCTGCGAGGCGGAGTTCTTCCTTTTCGATGCGGAGGCGCTGGAGGAGGGCAAGCTCGTCACTCATGATGAGGGCGGCTACTTCGATGTAGACCCGGTCGATCGGGGAGTGCTCGTCCGCAGGGAGATCACCGATCAGCTTCAGGAGCTCGGCTTCGACATCGAGGCGCTGCATCACGAAGTGGCGGCCGGCCAGCACGAGATCGACTTCCGGTTCGCGCACGCTCTCCAGACCGCGGACCACCTGATGAAGTTCAAGTCGCTCATCAAGAGCGTCGCCCGGGACTACGGCCTGCAGGCCACCTTCATGCCCAAGCCGAAGGAAGGCATCAACGGAAACGGGATGCACACGCACCTCTCCATCTGGCAGGGCGGAGAGAATCTCTTCGCGGATCCGTCCGGGACGCACGGCCTTTCGGAAGTCGCGCTCCAGTTCATGGCGGGGATCATGGCGCATGCGCCCGCGATCACGGCGTTCGCGAATCCGCTCATCAACAGCTACAAACGGCTGATCCCCGGCTACGAGGCGCCGACCGTCATCGCGTACAGCCTCGCCAACCGCAGCCCGATGATCCGGATTCCCAAGGGCACCGGGAAGTCCAAGCGGATCGAAGTCCGCTCGCCCGATCCCACCGCCAACCCGTACTTCCTCACCACCGCGCTTCTTGTGGCGGGACTCGACGGCATCGACCGGGGGCTTGCGGCCCCGGACCCGGTGGCGGTGAATGTCTACCTCAAGGGCGAGGAGTGGAGGCGGGAGCACGGAATCCGCGAACTCCCCGCCTCGCTCAGTATCGCGGTGGACGCGCTGGAAGCGGACGAATGCGTCCGTTCCGCCTTTGCCGAGCACTCGATCGAGCACTATCTGAAGTCGAAGAGGGCGGAGATCTCGGAGTATCAGAGGCAGGTTCACTCCTGGGAACTGGATGCCTATCTCAGGAAGTACTGA
- a CDS encoding YCF48-related protein — translation MNILTAPRSRHALLGAALAATVLFLVAPSPAWSAWEWIGGGKIQAVKAMSPGTVVVAEDGGRVRLVEDYGVLSTPLQTGDGRNLHGMCVLGAQNAWVVGGMGGGCETQVPDDLVDGIILHTADGGAGWTELPNPNLPLERMQFEDVYFTDTMHGVVAGWQHGRVGGGAPRCDVFSINRISSIFVTFDGGATWQVAGRHEAPDSWYTAVDFRNATEGWASRTWTGLGNQDALYGTLDGGVTWTGVPTPVAEGLYDVKATGPLSCVAVGESGTILLTSDGGASWATPTTGVSSLLRGVDFSGTLGFAVGSGGTILRSTDYGVSWGTVASGIATGLRDVSVLSSTEVWAGGEHGALLYSTDGGDSWTVVSQPTTSSTFLDVAATGSGAFAVGYYETALRSDDLGDTWQSVSGFTGHLRTVEFPTATLGWAGGGISGVAHLFRTTDGGLNWDEPAVGDPRNLRDIGFRSPTQGWTVGHVQSDYFTRVRRTTDGGTAWKDATDISMAWGQAGLFVNDLTGFVAGERPPEYGARGRIWRTTDGGTSWTLVHNETAHQNMRYVDMAATDSGTIFAAGLAWIVPPLRAVVLRSTDGGANWHTVYDAEGFSANCLATRGDELWLGCSHGRIVYSADAGDTWSVENSPTTESIEGIALSPDESMAYAVGEEGIRLVQSFGAVDAPDAPLPGTGALAVTAWPNPSSRASWIRVRGAAGEGCVVDIHDVRGRRVHSRSIPGERETFDLRWDGAEGAGVYFVRVTDRSGQVATTKITVLDR, via the coding sequence ATGAACATACTGACCGCTCCGCGCTCCCGACACGCACTCCTCGGCGCGGCGCTTGCCGCAACGGTCCTCTTCCTCGTCGCTCCCTCTCCTGCATGGTCCGCCTGGGAGTGGATCGGGGGCGGGAAGATCCAGGCCGTCAAGGCCATGTCCCCCGGCACCGTCGTGGTGGCGGAAGACGGCGGACGGGTACGCCTTGTGGAAGACTACGGGGTGCTGTCCACCCCCCTGCAGACCGGCGACGGACGGAACCTCCACGGAATGTGCGTGCTGGGAGCGCAGAATGCGTGGGTGGTCGGAGGCATGGGCGGCGGTTGCGAAACGCAGGTTCCGGACGATCTCGTGGACGGGATCATCCTGCACACCGCCGATGGCGGCGCGGGCTGGACGGAACTCCCGAACCCCAACCTTCCACTGGAGCGGATGCAGTTTGAGGATGTGTACTTCACCGACACGATGCACGGCGTCGTGGCCGGGTGGCAGCACGGTCGGGTCGGAGGGGGAGCTCCCCGGTGCGATGTCTTCTCCATCAACCGGATCTCTTCGATCTTCGTCACCTTTGACGGGGGAGCCACCTGGCAGGTGGCCGGTCGGCATGAAGCGCCGGATTCCTGGTACACGGCCGTGGATTTCCGAAACGCGACCGAGGGGTGGGCCTCCCGAACCTGGACCGGCCTCGGGAATCAGGACGCGCTGTACGGGACGCTCGATGGTGGAGTCACCTGGACCGGCGTCCCCACTCCCGTGGCGGAAGGCCTCTACGATGTGAAGGCGACAGGACCACTCTCGTGCGTGGCGGTGGGGGAATCCGGCACCATCCTCCTCACCTCCGATGGCGGCGCGTCGTGGGCCACGCCGACGACGGGCGTGTCCTCGCTCCTGCGGGGAGTGGACTTCTCCGGGACGCTGGGATTCGCGGTCGGAAGCGGCGGCACCATCCTCCGCTCCACGGACTACGGAGTCAGCTGGGGTACGGTTGCGTCCGGTATCGCGACCGGACTCCGGGATGTCTCCGTGCTTTCGTCGACGGAAGTGTGGGCGGGTGGCGAACACGGCGCGCTCCTGTATTCCACCGACGGAGGAGACAGCTGGACGGTGGTCTCGCAGCCGACCACTTCTTCGACATTCCTCGATGTCGCGGCCACCGGGAGCGGAGCGTTCGCGGTGGGGTACTATGAGACCGCACTCCGCTCCGACGACCTGGGGGACACCTGGCAGAGCGTATCCGGGTTCACCGGGCACCTTCGGACGGTGGAGTTTCCGACGGCGACTCTGGGATGGGCGGGCGGGGGAATCAGCGGCGTGGCGCACCTCTTCCGTACGACCGACGGCGGCTTGAACTGGGACGAACCGGCGGTCGGCGACCCGCGCAATCTGCGCGACATCGGCTTTCGCAGCCCCACGCAGGGCTGGACTGTCGGCCATGTGCAGAGTGACTACTTCACGCGCGTACGCCGAACGACCGATGGCGGCACCGCGTGGAAGGACGCGACGGATATCTCGATGGCGTGGGGACAGGCGGGGCTTTTCGTCAACGATCTGACGGGCTTCGTCGCGGGAGAACGCCCGCCCGAGTACGGGGCACGCGGCAGGATCTGGCGCACGACCGACGGCGGCACCAGCTGGACTCTGGTGCACAATGAGACCGCCCATCAGAACATGCGATATGTGGACATGGCCGCGACCGACTCCGGGACGATCTTCGCGGCGGGGCTGGCATGGATCGTGCCGCCGCTTCGCGCGGTGGTTCTCCGGTCGACCGACGGCGGAGCGAACTGGCACACCGTGTACGACGCGGAGGGTTTCAGCGCGAACTGCCTCGCCACCCGCGGGGATGAACTCTGGCTGGGGTGCAGCCACGGACGAATCGTCTACAGTGCGGACGCCGGAGACACCTGGTCTGTGGAGAACAGTCCGACCACGGAGTCGATCGAGGGGATCGCGCTCTCCCCCGACGAGAGCATGGCGTACGCAGTCGGCGAGGAAGGGATCCGCCTCGTGCAGTCGTTCGGCGCGGTCGACGCTCCCGATGCGCCGCTCCCGGGGACGGGAGCGCTGGCCGTGACCGCCTGGCCCAATCCATCGTCGCGCGCGTCCTGGATTCGAGTCCGGGGTGCCGCGGGCGAAGGGTGCGTCGTGGATATCCATGATGTCCGGGGGCGCCGGGTCCACTCGCGATCCATTCCGGGAGAGCGCGAGACCTTCGACCTTCGCTGGGACGGCGCGGAGGGCGCCGGAGTCTACTTCGTGCGCGTGACGGACCGCTCCGGGCAGGTCGCCACGACGAAGATCACCGTGCTCGACCGCTGA